From Cannabis sativa cultivar Pink pepper isolate KNU-18-1 chromosome 8, ASM2916894v1, whole genome shotgun sequence, a single genomic window includes:
- the LOC133030142 gene encoding uncharacterized protein LOC133030142: MATTKSKSRKRKAPANTSPTPPPQQPSHPNPPTLALPSSATHSPPRTRPRKASSPKPKATTAKAAPSTSKGQPKPKRTTSTFPPPKQNPTTRPKAKADPVRHQLRFEILRTRSQLAERGFLPAPEALPAYITNLIAEHKWEKFCAIPKPAVALVAPAFYAALDPKYPDVVRVRGQSVPFSPDVINDLYGLRAPLEDEFALWRINPASIPYDAVLRAVAHPGSEWSISSSGHRTLLHSSLRPEASVWLAFIKCSLMPTTHDTTVSQTRLCLLYCILAGKKINVGKIIYEEIWKCFQKKGGKLFFPALITQICLAGNAAIGDDEELLRERINIDLVSIQRVATHCTPSTAPPKRHQPSSSQTTSANLPRTQHEQIMDRLAHLEEKQLTYFRYVQARDTALAKSLKRMAPRPIVDFPVFPQEVFARWADPEAPEDSSASEDDPEG; the protein is encoded by the coding sequence ATGGCAACCACCAAATCCAAATCGCGTAAGCGTAAAGCTCCGGCCAACACATCACCCACACCTCCACCACAACAACCAAGCCACCCAAACCCACCAACCCTTGCCTTGCCTTCCTCCGCCACACACTCACCACCCCGTACTCGTCCCCGTAAGGCCTCCTCACCTAAACCCAAAGCTACAACCGCCAAAGCCGCTCCCTCAACCTCCAAGGGCCAACCCAAGCCTAAGCGCACCACTTCCACATTTCCACCACCTAAACAGAACCCCACTACTCGTCCTAAAGCCAAAGCCGACCCCGTCCGTCATCAATTGCGGTTTGAGATATTACGAACCCGCAGCCAGTTGGCCGAGCGCGGCTTTCTCCCTGCCCCGGAAGCTTTACCTGCATATATTACCAATTTGATTGCGGAGCACAAGTGGGAGAAATTTTGTGCAATTCCTAAGCCTGCTGTTGCCTTGGTTGCCCCTGCATTTTATGCTGCACTTGATCCAAAGTATCCTGATGTCGTTAGAGTAAGGGGTCAGAGTGTCCCCTTTTCTCCTGATGTGATTAACGACTTATATGGATTGAGAGCTCCGCTTGAGGATGAGTTTGCTCTTTGGAGGATTAACCCAGCTTCTATTCCATATGACGCCGTGCTTCGTGCTGTTGCTCACCCGGGTTCTGAATGGTCTATCTCGTCTTCCGGCCACCGCACCTTGTTACACTCATCTCTACGGCCTGAAGCGAGTGTTTGGCTTGCTTTTATTAAGTGCTCTTTGATGCCCACAACACATGACACCACAGTGAGCCAAACACGCCTCTGTTTATTGTATTGCATCCTGGCAGGCAAGAAAATAAATGTGGGCAAGATCATTTATGAGGAAATTTGGAAGTGTTTTCAGAAAAAAGGCGGCAAGTTATTTTTCCCAGCTCTCATCACTCAGATTTGCCTAGCGGGTAATGCCGCTATTGGGGACGATGAAGAACTTCTAAGAGAGCGGATCAACATTGATTTGGTCTCAATTCAGCGTGTTGCCACTCATTGCACACCCTCGACTGCTCCTCCCAAACGTCACCAGCCATCTAGCAGTCAGACGACTTCCGCCAATCTTCCTCGCACTCAGCACGAACAAATCATGGATCGCCTAGCACACCTTGAGGAGAAGCAACTTACCTACTTTCGCTATGTTCAGGCGCGTGACACTGCATTAGCAAAATCTCTAAAGCGAATGGCGCCAAGGCCGATAGTTGACTTCCCAGTGTTCCCACAAGAAGTGTTTGCTCGATGGGCTGATCCAGAAGCTCCGGAAGACTCTAGCGCTTCAGAGGATGACCCCGAGGGATAG
- the LOC133030388 gene encoding uncharacterized protein LOC133030388: MNEYQEFVNIDLYPIDPEIERTFRERRRAQHRAQGEIEMMDDQGNGRRAQGEMAPNNGRNAVIMADDRDQIIRQYAAPLFNELNPGIVRPEIQAPQFELKSVMFQMLQTVGQFSGIPIEDPHLHLRLFMEVSDSFKLPGVTEDALRLKLFPYSLRDQARAWLNSLPSASVTTWQELAERFLMKYFPPTKNAKLRKEITSFQQFEDESLYEAWERFKELLRKCPHHGIPHCIQIETFYNGLNAHTRMVVDASANGALLAKSYNEAYDIIERISNNNYQWPTTRVPLGKKVAGVLEVDAITALSAQVASMSNMIKNMSMGQQMGQQNVSSPVGQLEEVSCVFCSEAHTFDNCPFNPASVFYMGSQNAYNQTYKQHPNLAYRNQGAGTSNSSMLPRSNFPPGFSQQAFQQRQQQGVQTSSLESMMRDFMAKTENFMTRTESYMAKNDTAIQSQATSMRTLENQVGQLANELRNRPQGTLPSDTENPRRDGKEHCKAVILRSGKVLESNEEEAKDKNEPTSIQSRVEKNVEPSNMAKEQPEKNAAAIPHQNATRKVT, from the coding sequence ATGAACGAGTACCAAGAATTTGTTAATATTGATCTATATCCTATTGATCCCGAAATTGAGCGCACAttcagagagagaagaagagctcAACATAGGGCTCAAGGGGAAATAGAAATGATGGATGACCAAGGAAATGGACGACGAGCTCAAGGGGAAATGGCCCCTAATAATGGTCGAAATGCAGTGATTATGGCGGATGATAGAGATCAAATCATCCGACAATACGCAGCACCTCTTTTCAATGAGCTCAATCCGGGCATTGTTAGGCCAGAAATTCAAGCTCCACAGTTTGAGTTGAAGTCAGTTATGTTCCAGATGCTTCAAACTGTGGGACAGTTTAGTGGCATACCCATCGAAGATCCTCACCTTCACCTTCGTCTATTTatggaggtgagtgattctttcaaaTTGCCCGGAGTTACGGAGGATGCCTTGAGGTTAAAGTTGTTCCCCTATTCTTTGAGAGATCAAGCCCGAGCTTGGTTGAACTCCTTGCCTTCTGCGTCGGTTACAACTTGGCAAGAATTAGCGGAGCGGTTTTTGATGAAGTATTTTCCTCCCACTAAGAATGCCAAGCTCCGGAAGGAAATAACTTCCTTTCAACAATTTGAAGATGAATCTTTGTATGAGGCATGGGAAAGGTTCAAGGAGTTGTTGCGGAAATGTCCTCACCATGGTATCCCTCATTGCATCCAAATTGAAACATTTTACAACGGTCTCAATGCTCATACTCGAATGGTGGTTGATGCTTCGGCAAATGGTGCTTTACTTGCCAAGTCCTATAATGAGGCCTATGATATTATTGAgagaatttccaacaacaatTATCAGTGGCCCACTACTAGAGTACCTTTGGGGAAGAAGGTTGCCGGTGTTCTTGAAGTTGATGCCATTACTGCTTTATCTGCCCAAGTTGCTTCTATGTCAAATATGATCAAAAATATGAGCATGGGTCAACAAATGGGTCAACAGAATGTTTCCTCACCTGTGGGACAACTTGAGGAGGTTTCTTGTGTTTTTTGTAGTGAGGCTCATACCTTTGACAATTGCCCATTCAATCCTGCATCTGTGTTTTACATGGGAAGTCAGAATGCCTACAACCAAACATACAAGCAACACCCAAACTTGGCATACAGAAATCAAGGGGCTGGTACTAGTAATTCATCCATGCTTCCTAGATCCAACTTTCCACCTGGTTTTTCTCAACAAGCCTTTCAACAAAGACAACAACAAGGTGTCCAAACAAGTTCTCTTGAGAGTATGATGCGTGATTTCATGGCCAAGACAGAAAATTTCATGACAAGAACTGAGAGTTATATGGCGAAGAATGACACTGCGATCCAAAGTCAAGCAACCTCCATGAGAACTCTAGAAAATCAAGTTGGGCAACTAGCTAATGAGCTTCGAAATAGGCCACAAGGTACTTTGCCTAGTGATACTGAAAATCCAAGAAGAGATGGAAAAGAGCATTGCAAGGCGGTAATCTTGAGGAGTGGTAAAGTTCTGGAGTCAAACGAGGAAGAAGCTAAGGATAAAAATGAGCCCACTTCAATCCAAAGTCGAGTAGAGAAAAATGTTGAACCTTCTAATATGGCAAAGGAGCAACCTGAAAAAAATGCTGCAGCAATTCCTCATCAAAATGCGACGAGAAAAGTTACTTAG